From a single Plasmodium yoelii strain 17X genome assembly, chromosome: 9 genomic region:
- a CDS encoding endoplasmic reticulum oxidoreductin, putative, which yields MKIYLISYIFPTLIYLLYILLKNQKSLSKYNNYINSKINDVLLFFNIYEIKFPNSYNNNEKILGLHIRDIEEDSRIAYKILKELTQKNYFRIFKVNLHVPCKLQKITEKCNEKTKCSVCECTEDEIPYNFRTNEVEIIHDKYAQEDLKKTFIASKLYKDILGTYDPSDEGFLSYVDLIYNSPSYTAYEGKSIWNRIYLENCFQNGENSCKEMNNFYKIISGMQSCIAALSSEYYYLKNDFVFGDMYTDNTIKNHYIKKIDYDYNLSFFKEKIALYPDRIENLYFTFAILLRALCRLKPLFSQCKCNSGIKENDKDAFKLLNEFLGKKYHSCSSKEFLEPIFPTHGKEILSKFMNITSILDCVPCIKCKLHGKLKTTALQIALVEGVGHEHIGSLERNEATALINAIYHFADSILIIKKFEERLKLKKTLFIFYLVSLIIFILLVLLSIIFIYMRNRRKKKKKMQTVKKNM from the exons atgaagatttatttaatttcatatatttttcctacccttatatatttattatatatattgctgAAGAATCAAAAAAGTCtatcaaaatataacaattacATAAACTCCAAAATAAAtgatgtattattattttttaatatatatgaaataaaatttcctaatagttataataataatgaaaaaatattaggCTTACATATCCGAGATATTGAAGAAGATTCTCGTATagcatataaaatattaaaggaATTgacacaaaaaaattattttagaaTTTTCAAAGTTAATTTACATGTTCCATGCAAACTCCAAAAAATTACTGAAAAATGtaatgaaaaaacaaaatgtaGTGTTTGTGAATGTACAGAAGATGAAATACCTTACAATTTTAGAACCAACGAAGTGGAAATAATACATGATAAATATGCTCAagaagatttaaaaaaaacatttatagctagtaaattatataaagacATATTAGGAACATATGATCCATCTGATGAAGGCTTTTTATCTTATGttgatttaatttataattctCCATCTTATACTGCATATGAGGGAAAAAGCATATG GAATCGAATCTATCTAGAAAATTGCTTTCAAAATGGAGAAAATTCATGTAAAGAAatgaacaatttttataaaataatatcagGAATGCAATCATGTATTGCAGCTTTATCTTCAGAATATTATtacttaaaaaatgattttgtTTTTGGTGATATGTATACAGACAATACCATTAAAAAtcattatattaaaaaaatagattatgattataatttatctttttttaaagaaaaaattgcATTATATCCTGATAGAATTGAAaacttatattttacatttgcCATATTATTAAGAGCCTTATGCCGATTAAAACCTCTTTTTAGTCAATGCAAATGCAATTCAG gaattaaagaaaatgataaagatgCATTTAAACTTTTAAATGAATTTcttggaaaaaaatatcactCCTGTTCTTCAAAAGAATTTCTTGAGCCTATTTTTCCAACACATGGAAAAgaaattttatcaaaatttatGAACATAACCAGTATATTAGATTGTGTTCCTTGTATTAAGTGCAAATTGCatggaaaattaaaaacaacAGCTTTACAAATAGCTTTAGTG GAAGGGGTAGGCCACGAACACATTGGCTCACTCGAAAGAAATGAAGCAACTGCTTTGATAAATGCAATTTATCATTTTGCCGATTCGAtcttaattattaaaaa GTTTGAAGAGCGGCTGAAATTGAAGAAGACgttgtttatattttatttagtgtCCCTCATAATATTCATACTCTTGGTATTGCTCTcaatcatatttatatacatgaGAAATCgccgaaaaaaaaaaaaaaaaatgcaaactgtaaaaaaaaatatgtaa
- a CDS encoding 13 kDa ribonucleoprotein-associated protein, putative, whose product MDSNEVVNNTDAQENSEEVNSKIFPLASPELTNQILDVIQRATVYRQLRRGANEAVKSLHKGISELVVLAADAKPLEIISHIPLVCEDKNTPYVYVRSKMALGRACGISRSVIATSIITKDGSPLETQITELKDLIEQMLI is encoded by the exons atggATTCAAACGAAGTTGTAAATAACACTGATGCCCAGGAAAATTCAGAAGAAGTtaattcaaaaatatttCCATTAGCATCTCCAGAATTAACTAATCAAATCTTAGACGTCATACAAAGGGCAACTGTATACAGACAACTTAGAAGAGGCGCAAATGAAg ctgTCAAAAGTTTGCACAAGGGAATATCAGAATTAGTAGTTTTAGCAGCAGATGCCAAGCCATTGGAAATTATTTCCCACATCCCTTTAGTTTGTGAAGATAAG aacaCTCCATATGTATATGTTAGAAGTAAAATGGCATTAGGCCGTGCTTGTGGAATATCAAGATCGGTGATAGCTACTTCAATAATTACAAAAGATGGGTCACCATTAGAAACTCAAATAACAGAATTAAAAGATTTAATAGAACAaatgttaatataa
- a CDS encoding neutral-sphingomyelinase activation factor protein: MEKNKSRCFNLLFLEEDEEYIDDMLIIMKKIEGNNTIENKGRLRLCSKSLIFEPYNNNEDVLKFPFKKLENIKLYEIQNEIIIRASEIVKIKTTIHGKKTRCTSQFIYDRKNRKPIGIINNYYNDYTNEIKNIDNYNIDEYISIFEKILNNFDQAENNSVTALPNSQDAKGVTGKAGINNNEKNEDNKVGHNDDNKVGHNDDNNLANAFVCSFRCDGTNLMNKKIKLIYSIAVKIKIGIIIHEKQMEILVSEKKNRHKYLNETGNENDVNNSEFFDGLNGNEEVKRKEINLELYIQNIIDKLFENTKFDISSINIHENIISNKIEGFWVFKISPLVKMKGLLNITNKYIYFQAHPNFTNKKEKKWEIEKIVHVFKRIITMKPNSLEIIFNHPNKKYKSLYIEFVDYNEREIMLNVLKKIKPESLFINDNPEFLNLVMNKWSNGLITNYEYIDFLNCLSGRSRKDFSQYPVFPWIISDYYSKEINLNNEKIYRNLSKPVGCLNQNRLDSLIDKMHDHEYFFGSHYSTLAYVVYFLIRIYPECQLKLQSGKFDTISRMFVSIETTFNTALHANSSFIELIPEFYENNDNFLKNNLNIQANETILEDVILPNWCKNANEFLIIMKNAMESNYVNQNIHEWINLIFGYKQKGQVAKDNINLFHPLTYMHTILYEKLSIDRDMRYQNGSHKTPSGYEKFKYNIAALPKQLLTSQSQTESYNNVEKNFKDKIKSLIISMSSKALRTQLHEFGQCPYQLFKENHVQKKSNISFELNKNINNFPWYYSPVIIELLEDAYYQKSKNISKLGSVNRSRRKCTEIYNSNRESCESCENDENDENDENDENDENDENDENDEHCEKNNYHFKTHMWKLEKVDHIPCDIKGVCSNNNNNICFICDNGFVKIIDCYDLLNFKNKNNKNFISLKLCDENFSSLTNINSNFILGTINGNIIFVDTQNVVKRVNNNNNRYGAMQNKARVLNKSKNCDLKKLSKNEEYDSYDTNSICSSFDSVFDYKYCTDTDEDNQKNIIKIEKNGNFYNKLIKKKIHNDTIRCMSYNNSYLATGSNDETIQLINVETNFEIVQTYDNFNSSIKDIELKNKLLYTRSDKIQLFDIRMPPKNVLNNSNQILNHFTNTINTSRQNYINNIINEINIGNYFSNSSQFSNFSQFSNFSQFSNLSQFSNLSQFSNLSQFSNLSQFSNNCATPPINTFEKENQKYNVHIKKKMKNLIFNNCNINEKNEVDNINRTYTHFQYLFEKKIKKNINSIFLNRPCNIVYSSLINDNNILFIDENKSLYFYDIRAEKWINRFSNTINNNSKQIYNDKIVTASSYKNYLCTVDSMGKFLFEPIRFSINFLDNDVTSKLNNTCSILNPTYINFFNLGFNSFPDLENTNMLDDISICSHIMFTNLKGDIEIHKKC, translated from the coding sequence ATGGAGAAGAATAAAAGTAGGTGTTTTAATTTACTTTTTTTGGAAGAAGACGAAGAATATATTGATGACATgttaataattatgaaaaaaatcgAAGGAAATAATACAATTGAAAATAAAGGTAGATTAAGATTATGTTCAAAATCATTAATTTTTGAgccatataataataatgaagatgTGTTAAAATttccatttaaaaaattagaaaatataaaattatatgaaataCAGAATGAGATAATAATAAGAGCATCAGAGattgtgaaaataaaaacaactATACATGGAAAAAAAACTAGATGTACATCTCAATTTATTTATGATAGAAAAAACAGGAAACCAATTGgtattataaataactaCTATAACGATTATACTAAtgaaataaagaatattgataattataatatagatgaatatataagtatatttgaaaaaattttaaataattttgacCAAGCTGAAAATAATTCAGTTACGGCTTTGCCAAATAGCCAAGATGCAAAAGGTGTAACAGGAAAAGCGggcataaataataatgaaaaaaatgaagataataaGGTGGGCCATAATGACGATAATAAGGTGGGCCATAATGACGATAACAATTTAGCGAACGCTTTTGTATGCTCATTCAGGTGTGATGGAACAAACTtgatgaataaaaaaataaaattgatatatAGCATTGccgtaaaaataaaaattggaaTTATTATACATGAAAAACAAATGGAGATATTAgttagtgaaaaaaaaaatcgtcataaatatttaaatgagacaggaaatgaaaatgatgtaAATAATTCAGAATTTTTTGATGGTTTAAATGGTAATGAAGAAgttaaaagaaaagaaataaatttagaattatatatacaaaatataatagataaattatttgagAACACCAAATTTGATATTAGtagtataaatatacatgaaaatataatttcaaataaaattgaagGGTTTTGGGTTTTTAAAATTTCACCTCTTGTTAAAATGAAAggtttattaaatataacaaataaatatatatatttccaagCACATCCtaattttacaaataaaaaagaaaaaaaatgggaaattgaaaaaattgtaCATGTATTTAAAAGAATTATAACAATGAAACCAAATTCTTtagaaattatatttaatcatcctaataaaaaatataaatcttTATATATTGAATTTGTAGATTATAATGAAAGAGAAATAATGTTAAAtgtgttaaaaaaaataaaaccagaatctttatttattaatgataaCCCTGAATTTTTAAATCTTGTTATGAATAAATGGTCTAATGGGTTAATTAcaaattatgaatatattgattttttaaattgtttatcTGGTAGAAGTAGAAAAGATTTTTCTCAATATCCTGTTTTTCCATGGATTATATCAGATTATTATagtaaagaaataaatttaaataatgaaaaaatttataGAAATTTATCAAAACCAGTTGGAtgtttaaatcaaaatagaTTAGATTCATTAATTGATAAAATGCATGAtcatgaatatttttttggatCTCATTATTCTACTTTAGCGTatgttgtatattttttaataagaaTATATCCAGAATGCCAATTAAAATTACAGAGTGGAAAATTTGATACAATATCAAGAATGTTTGTATCTATAGAAACTACATTCAATACAGCACTACATGCTAATTCATCTTTTATTGAGCTAATACCAGAATtctatgaaaataatgataattttttaaaaaataatttaaatatacaaGCAAATGAAACTATTTTAGAAGATGTTATATTACCTAATTGGTGTAAAAATGCAAatgaatttttaattattatgaaaaatgcAATGGAAAGTAATTATGTTAATCAAAATATTCATGAATggattaatttaatatttggATATAAACAAAAAGGCCAAGTTGCtaaagataatataaatttatttcatccCTTAACATATATGCACacaattttatatgaaaagTTGTCTATAGATAGAGATATGCGCTATCAAAATGGAAGTCATAAAACCCCAAGTGGGTAtgaaaaattcaaatataatatagCTGCTTTACCAAAACAATTACTAACATCACAATCTCAAACAgaatcatataataatgttgaaaaaaattttaaagacaaaataaaatCTCTAATCATTTCAATGTCATCTAAAGCATTAAGAACACAATTGCATGAATTTGGTCAATGCCCTTATCAATTATTTAAAGAGAATCATGTACAAAAAAAGtcaaatatttcatttgagttaaataaaaatataaataatttccCATGGTATTATTCACCAGTTATCATAGAACTTTTAGAGGATGCTTATTATCAAAagagtaaaaatatatcaaagtTGGGTAGCGTAAATAGGTCGAGACGAAAGTGCACCGAGATTTATAACTCTAACAGGGAAAGTTGCGAAAGTTgcgaaaatgatgaaaacgatgaaaatgatgaaaacgATGAAAACGATGAAAacgatgaaaatgatgaaaacgATGAACATtgcgaaaaaaataattaccaTTTTAAAACACATATGTGGAAGTTAGAAAAGGTAGATCATATTCCATGTGATATAAAAGGTGTATGTtctaataacaataataatatttgttttatatgtGATAATGGGTTTGTCAAAATTATTGATTGTtatgatttattaaattttaaaaataaaaataataaaaattttatttctttaaaatTATGTGATGAAAACTTTTCTTCCTTAACCAACATAAattcaaattttattttgggAACAATTAatggaaatataatttttgtagATACTCAAAATGTTGTAAAAAGggtgaataataataataatagatatggTGCTATGCAAAATAAAGCTAGAGTTTTGAATAAAAGCAAAAATtgtgatttaaaaaaattgtctaaaaatgaagaatatGATAGTTATGATACAAATTCAATTTGCTCATCATTTGATTCTGTTTTTGATTATAAATATTGTACAGATACAGATGAAgataatcaaaaaaatattataaaaattgaaaaaaatggaaatttttataataaattaattaaaaaaaaaattcataatgACACTATTAGATGCATGAGTTATAATAACAGTTATTTGGCAACAGGGTCAAATGATGAAACAAtacaattaataaatgtCGAAACTAATTTCGAAATCGTACAAacttatgataattttaatagttcaataaaagatatagaattaaaaaataaattattatatacacgATCAGATAAAATACAGTTATTTGATATAAGAATGCCTCCTAAAAATGTTCTTAATAATTCTAATCAaattttaaatcattttaCAAACACAATTAATACTAGTagacaaaattatataaataatataataaatgaaataaatatcggaaattatttttctaaTTCTAGTCAATTTTCTAATTTTAGTCAATTTTCTAATTTTAGTCAATTTTCTAATCTTAGTCAATTTTCTAATCTTAGTCAATTTTCTAATCTTAGTCAATTTTCTAATCTTAGTCAATTTTCTAATAATTGTGCTACCCCCCCTATAAATACatttgaaaaagaaaatcaaaaatataatgttcatataaaaaaaaaaatgaagaatttgatttttaataattgtaatattaatgaaaaaaatgaagtagATAACATAAATAGAACTTATAcacattttcaatatttatttgaaaaaaaaataaaaaaaaatataaattcaatatttttaaatagaCCATGTAATATTGTATATTCCTCTTtaattaatgataataatattttatttattgatgaaaataaaagtttatatttttatgatataaGAGCAGAGAAATGGATAAATAGATTTTCAaatacaataaataataattctaaacaaatttataatgataaaatagtTACAGCATcatcatataaaaattatttatgtacAGTTGATTCTATGGgcaaatttttatttgaaccCATTCGATTttctataaattttttagatAATGATGTAACAtctaaattaaataatactTGTTCAATTTTGAACCCaacttatattaatttttttaatcttGGTTTCAATTCTTTTCCGGATTtagaaaatacaaatatgtTAGATGACATATCTATTTGTAGTCACATCATGTTTACCAATTTAAAAGGAGACATTgaaattcataaaaaatgttag